A DNA window from Hydractinia symbiolongicarpus strain clone_291-10 chromosome 6, HSymV2.1, whole genome shotgun sequence contains the following coding sequences:
- the LOC130646999 gene encoding protein mono-ADP-ribosyltransferase PARP11-like has product MSWIQDEVEIATIKTLFPHLSIGEIVKLFSSFPNNQERLSLITNYLLDCQGNTGTNATTQGDEINSLSAIFNTLTTSSTATAGSSVHNTGFGGNAACAPNTIERLHDNTTNFKTNVTTDRATVPCVSLGKNIATNSKGDDVCVDNSNFATQILNGQNSQRQSPLTHCPDSGKGRSYYGLECSESGEGRSRYGLECSAVLQDDLCVITGQERAFASPQRSANKQYPLYSSNITLTDMCVDDYDFKWYWKELSDDTVTRFEKWLEEELEQIYRLHNDNLKPVKMMLRGDRIDSFQVNFSTMRLLGKKTQWHLKRVKVNKQKKNPTEEKENFDTPYASTWVEQCEDRELLTVPFGGQEWLEVCLLFNGTLDNMKNAITVTKIERVQNKWLWRKYCLQKKLMIEKNGKNNVNEKLLFHGTRKNKPVLIWKGENSFDLRHCHVGNWGKGAYFAEKAAYSINYAYESGSGEDQIFMANVLTGFNIQMKGDKSLQLPPVKETDSNGIIVRYDSVSGLSWGYKIYVLYQLDVAYPSYLITYKKN; this is encoded by the exons ATGTCATGGATACAGGATGAAGTAGAAATAGCAACGATCAAAACTTTATTCCCGCATTTGTCTATCGGAGAAATAGTAAAACTTTTCTCGTCATTCCCGAACAACCAAGAAAGATTATCGTTAATAACAAACTATTTACTCGATTGCCAAGGTAACACTGGCACTAATGCAACTACTCAAGGCGATGAGATTAATTCACTGTCTgcaatttttaacaccttaacTACATCAAGCACAGCAACAGCAGGTTCAAGTGTACACAACACCGGTTTTGGTGGAAATGCTGCTTGTGCACCTAACACCATAGAAAGACTTCATGACAATACTACCAATTTTAAAACCAACGTTACTACTGATAGAGCGACAGTACCATGTGTTTCTTTGGGCAAAAACATCGCAACGAACAGCAAAGGAGATGATGTTTGTGTTGACAATTCAAACTTTGCTACACAAATTCTCAATGGTCAGAATAGCCAACGTCAATCACCATTAACACATTGCCCTGATTCTGGTAAAGGAAGGTCTTATTATGGCTTGGAATGTTCTGAGTCTGGTGAAGGAAGGTCTCGTTATGGCTTGGAGTGTTCTGCTGTACTGCAAGATGATTTGTGTGTCATCACAGGTCAGGAAAGAGCTTTTGCAAGTCCACAAAGGTCTGCTAACAAGCAGTACCCTTTATACAGCTCAAACATAACTTTAACAGATATGTGTGTTGATGATTATGATTTCAAATGGTACTGGAAAGAGTTAAGTGATGACACCGTGACACGTTTTGAGAAATGGTTGGAAGAAGAGTTGGAGCAGATATATCGACTTCATAATGACAATTTAAAGCCGGTAAAAATGATGTTACGTGGAGACAGGATTGATAGCTTTCAAGTCAACTTTTCAACGATGAGGCTGTTGGGTAAGAAAACACAATGGCATTTAAAACGAGTGAAagtgaataaacaaaaaaagaacccaACAGAAGAG AAAGAAAATTTCGATACTCCCTATGCATCGACGTGGGTAGAACAATGTGAAGACAGAGAACTGCTCACCGTTCCTTTTGGCGGTCAAGAATGGCTTGAAGTGTGTCTGCTGTTTAATGGAACATTAGACAACATGAAAAACGCCATCACAGTGACGAAAATAGAACGTGTGCAAAACAAATGGCTGTGGAGAAAGTATTGTTTGCAGAAGAAACTCATGATTGAGAAAAATG GCAAGAATAATGTAAATGAGAAACTACTGTTCCATGGCACCAGAAAAAACAAACCTGTATTAATATGGAAAGGCGAAAACAGTTTTGATCTGCGACATTGTCATGTTGGGAATTGGGGTAAAGGGGCATATTTTGCAGAGAAAGCTGCGTATTCGATCAATTACGCTTATGAGAGTGGCAGTGGTGAAGATCAAATATTTATGGCAAACGTGTTGACGG GATTCAACATTCAGATGAAAGGAGATAAGTCTTTGCAACTCCCGCCTGTCAAAGAAACCGATTCAAATGGTATTATAGTGAGATATGATTCAGTGTCTGGTTTGAGTTGGGGTTATAAAATCTATGTATTGTATCAACTGGACGTAGCGTATCCATCTTATCTAAtcacttataaaaaaaattga